From Streptomyces sp. NBC_00370, a single genomic window includes:
- the groES gene encoding co-chaperone GroES, whose translation MTTASTKVAIKPLEDRIVVQPLDAEQTTASGLVIPDTAKEKPQEGVVLAVGPGRFENGERLPLDVSVGDVVLYSKYGGTEVKYSGEEYLVLSARDVLAIIEK comes from the coding sequence GTGACGACCGCCAGCACCAAGGTTGCCATCAAGCCGCTCGAGGACCGCATTGTGGTCCAGCCGCTCGACGCCGAGCAGACCACGGCCTCTGGCCTGGTCATCCCGGACACTGCGAAGGAGAAGCCCCAGGAGGGCGTCGTCCTGGCAGTCGGTCCGGGCCGTTTCGAGAACGGCGAGCGGCTTCCGCTCGACGTTTCCGTCGGCGACGTCGTTCTTTACAGCAAGTACGGCGGCACCGAGGTGAAGTACAGCGGCGAGGAGTACCTCGTCCTCTCGGCTCGCGACGTTCTCGCGATCATCGAGAAGTAA
- a CDS encoding RNase A-like domain-containing protein, producing MRTRSASYPDRETAQWATQQVVTWNEQAIHRWLAQNTRQRLTVEAAWPSRAEPVGRVLLQAMMLAGREPVDVRAARVVLKRDAGSPHGFTVHATFPIHL from the coding sequence ATGCGAACGCGCAGCGCCAGCTATCCCGACCGGGAGACCGCCCAGTGGGCCACGCAGCAGGTGGTGACGTGGAACGAGCAGGCGATTCATCGGTGGCTCGCTCAGAACACCCGACAGCGGCTCACCGTCGAGGCCGCCTGGCCTTCGCGGGCCGAGCCCGTGGGGCGGGTGTTGTTGCAGGCCATGATGCTGGCCGGGCGGGAGCCTGTGGACGTGCGGGCCGCTCGGGTCGTGCTCAAGCGGGACGCCGGCAGTCCGCACGGCTTCACCGTCCACGCCACCTTCCCGATCCACCTCTAG
- a CDS encoding WXG100 family type VII secretion target → MVDRPDLDVSEDDLTRLSGDLDDMQQHLNSQVRRMDAIVDRIEAGWQGAAATGYRDLHRGAAEDAVRIREVLVVIEEAVRLSRDGFTHQELETLRRMRGAESQVDVAGEAAKLSDDTSPPQSRILDI, encoded by the coding sequence ATGGTGGACCGGCCCGATCTCGACGTCTCGGAGGACGACCTGACACGCCTGTCGGGCGACCTGGACGACATGCAGCAGCATCTGAACAGCCAGGTACGGCGGATGGACGCGATCGTCGACCGCATCGAGGCAGGCTGGCAGGGCGCGGCCGCCACCGGATACCGCGACCTGCACCGAGGCGCCGCCGAGGACGCCGTACGCATCCGTGAGGTCCTGGTCGTCATCGAAGAGGCAGTCCGCCTGAGCCGCGACGGGTTCACCCACCAGGAACTCGAAACGCTACGCCGGATGCGCGGCGCCGAGTCCCAGGTCGACGTGGCGGGCGAGGCGGCGAAACTGTCCGACGACACCTCCCCGCCTCAGAGCCGCATCCTCGACATCTGA
- a CDS encoding DUF6234 family protein, translating into MTNPLDPVSSADAAPSADAAPSADAARPTRGADAFLAFVVLVADAMLLGIGTLLLIFAQLDVGPRDLPPRTVPEMDWAPLLSYGVPVLLIALSVWWFVRSRHPITVCVQVLVVLVVGGAMLAVTARAYQHAHPPPRPPQRHYVPCYSGSGDCPGG; encoded by the coding sequence GTGACAAACCCTCTCGACCCGGTGTCCTCCGCTGACGCGGCGCCCTCCGCCGATGCGGCACCCTCCGCCGACGCGGCGCGGCCGACGCGTGGCGCCGACGCGTTCCTGGCCTTCGTCGTCCTGGTCGCCGACGCCATGCTCCTGGGGATCGGCACGCTGCTGCTGATCTTCGCCCAGCTCGACGTGGGCCCCCGCGACCTGCCGCCGCGCACGGTGCCGGAGATGGACTGGGCGCCGCTGCTCTCGTACGGCGTCCCGGTGCTGCTGATCGCGCTGTCGGTCTGGTGGTTCGTACGGAGCAGGCACCCGATCACCGTCTGCGTACAGGTCCTGGTGGTGCTGGTGGTCGGCGGGGCGATGCTGGCGGTGACGGCACGGGCCTACCAGCACGCGCACCCGCCGCCGCGGCCCCCGCAGCGCCACTACGTGCCGTGCTACAGCGGCAGCGGCGACTGCCCGGGCGGCTGA
- a CDS encoding polysaccharide deacetylase family protein, with translation MQLVRQKEDAVTKGAATARLRAQARARLRGVRRTRTALAVLLVAAIGSGCAAGADGAGGGPTSRPMPLPLDVRPITFPPAAPASKPALRPVPAKPAAGPQAAQAAQALGGPAGAVAAQADLLKRGQLARVALAKKWGLRKVPLLAPPPPAVKPKITTRKGFEVRGGDAGLPPVFTTVPVKDKVVFLTMDDGAEKDPELLRMMSELRIPYSAFLSDYLISDDYGYFKKAQNLGVSLNNHTLHHLYLPKLTPAQQRHEICDQQDKLAKHYGKRPTLFRPPFGNYNADTLRIAKACGVTAVPLWETEAFPDHMDWRDADQHLDPGDIILTHFRGRSDWKASMPDLIRSLLKRITDSGFAVAKLEDYV, from the coding sequence ATGCAACTAGTAAGACAAAAGGAAGATGCGGTGACCAAAGGGGCGGCAACAGCGCGGCTGAGGGCGCAGGCGCGGGCCCGGCTCCGGGGCGTCCGGCGTACCCGTACGGCACTCGCGGTGCTGCTGGTCGCCGCGATCGGCTCCGGCTGCGCCGCAGGGGCGGACGGCGCCGGGGGCGGCCCCACGTCCCGGCCGATGCCCCTGCCGCTCGATGTCCGCCCGATCACCTTCCCGCCCGCCGCTCCCGCATCGAAGCCGGCCCTGCGTCCCGTACCCGCCAAGCCCGCCGCCGGGCCGCAGGCGGCGCAGGCCGCGCAGGCGCTGGGCGGACCGGCCGGGGCCGTGGCCGCACAGGCGGACCTGCTCAAGCGCGGCCAGCTCGCCCGGGTCGCCCTGGCCAAGAAGTGGGGGCTGCGCAAGGTGCCCCTGCTCGCGCCCCCGCCGCCCGCGGTCAAGCCGAAGATCACCACCCGCAAGGGCTTCGAGGTCAGGGGCGGCGACGCGGGACTGCCACCGGTGTTCACGACCGTCCCCGTCAAGGACAAGGTCGTCTTCCTGACCATGGACGACGGCGCCGAGAAGGACCCCGAGCTGCTGCGGATGATGTCCGAGCTGCGCATTCCGTACAGCGCGTTCCTCAGCGACTACCTGATCAGCGACGACTACGGCTACTTCAAGAAGGCGCAGAACCTCGGCGTCTCGCTGAACAACCACACCCTGCACCACCTTTACCTTCCCAAGCTCACCCCGGCCCAGCAGCGGCACGAGATCTGCGACCAGCAGGACAAGCTCGCCAAGCACTACGGGAAGCGGCCGACGCTCTTCCGGCCGCCGTTCGGCAACTACAACGCCGACACGCTGCGTATCGCCAAGGCGTGCGGAGTGACCGCCGTACCGCTGTGGGAGACCGAGGCGTTCCCCGACCACATGGACTGGCGGGACGCCGACCAGCACCTGGACCCCGGCGACATCATCCTTACCCACTTCAGGGGCCGTTCCGACTGGAAGGCGTCGATGCCGGACCTGATCAGGTCGCTGCTGAAGCGGATCACCGACAGCGGCTTCGCCGTGGCCAAGCTGGAGGACTACGTCTGA
- a CDS encoding THUMP-like domain-containing protein: MTDRTPAPHPSPTPHPAPAPSPASAGLAPLLSAEGQALLAELRDHDPATELALATRLRRDHPAELVSAALAQARLRQRAVAKFGAEDAYRMFFTPNGVEQATRTVVAAHRAARFRRTGARRITDLCCGIGGDALALARAGFAVTAVDLDGPTCEIAAANLRTLAPAAPPATVLNADVLTHDLSDAEAVFVDPARRGGRGRIFDPEAYAPPLSWAIEAVRRVGTGAVKIAPGIPHELVPDDFEAEWISAGGDVKEAVLWHAPDASSDITPGTRRATLLPTGATLTTRGLPNPPVRPLGRYLYEPDGAVIRAHLVAEAAEDLAGGLIDETIAYITSDHLRPTPYATAYEITDQLPFGLKKLKALLREREVGVLTVKKRGSAVEPEELRRRMKLKGPNATTVFLTRVAGAPTMLLGAPAKGAENL; this comes from the coding sequence GTGACCGACCGCACGCCCGCCCCGCACCCGTCGCCCACCCCGCACCCCGCGCCCGCCCCGTCGCCCGCCTCCGCCGGCCTGGCGCCGCTGCTGTCGGCCGAGGGCCAGGCGCTCCTCGCCGAACTGCGCGACCACGACCCCGCGACGGAACTCGCCCTCGCCACCCGGCTGCGCCGTGACCACCCGGCCGAACTGGTCTCGGCGGCGCTGGCGCAGGCGCGGCTGCGCCAGCGCGCGGTGGCGAAGTTCGGCGCCGAGGACGCGTACCGGATGTTCTTCACGCCCAACGGCGTCGAACAGGCCACCCGCACCGTGGTCGCCGCCCACCGGGCCGCCCGCTTCCGCCGCACCGGCGCGCGCCGGATCACCGACCTGTGCTGCGGGATCGGCGGGGACGCACTCGCCCTGGCCCGCGCGGGGTTCGCCGTGACGGCCGTCGATCTGGACGGTCCGACGTGCGAGATCGCGGCGGCCAACCTCCGTACGCTGGCGCCCGCCGCGCCCCCGGCGACCGTGCTCAACGCCGACGTCCTGACCCACGACCTGTCGGACGCCGAGGCCGTCTTCGTCGACCCGGCCCGGCGCGGCGGCCGGGGCAGGATCTTCGACCCCGAGGCGTACGCGCCGCCGCTGTCCTGGGCGATCGAAGCGGTACGCCGGGTCGGCACGGGAGCCGTCAAGATCGCCCCCGGCATCCCGCACGAACTCGTCCCCGACGACTTCGAGGCGGAGTGGATCTCGGCGGGCGGCGACGTGAAGGAGGCGGTGCTCTGGCACGCGCCGGACGCTTCGTCCGACATCACCCCCGGCACCCGCCGCGCCACCCTGCTCCCCACCGGCGCGACCCTCACCACCCGCGGCCTCCCCAACCCCCCGGTCCGCCCACTCGGCCGCTACCTCTACGAACCGGACGGCGCCGTCATCCGTGCCCACCTGGTGGCCGAGGCAGCCGAAGACCTCGCCGGCGGCCTGATCGACGAGACGATCGCGTACATCACCTCCGACCACCTGCGCCCCACCCCGTACGCCACGGCCTACGAGATCACCGACCAACTCCCCTTCGGCCTGAAGAAACTGAAGGCGCTTCTCCGCGAACGCGAGGTGGGCGTACTGACGGTGAAGAAACGCGGCTCGGCGGTGGAACCGGAAGAACTCCGCCGCCGCATGAAACTCAAGGGCCCGAACGCCACGACGGTCTTCCTGACGAGAGTCGCCGGAGCCCCGACGATGCTGCTCGGCGCCCCCGCCAAAGGGGCCGAAAATCTCTGA
- the groL gene encoding chaperonin GroEL (60 kDa chaperone family; promotes refolding of misfolded polypeptides especially under stressful conditions; forms two stacked rings of heptamers to form a barrel-shaped 14mer; ends can be capped by GroES; misfolded proteins enter the barrel where they are refolded when GroES binds) produces MAKILKFDEDARRALERGVNKLADTVKVTIGPKGRNVVIDKKFGAPTITNDGVTIAREVELDDPYENLGAQLVKEVATKTNDIAGDGTTTATVLAQALVREGLRNVAAGASPAALKKGIDAAVAAVSQELLATARPIDDKSDIAAVAALSAQDQQVGDLIAEAMDKVGKDGVITVEESNTFGLELDFTEGMAFDKGYLSPYMVTDQERMEAVLDDPYILINQGKISSIQDMLPLLEKVIQAGGSKPLLIIAEDVEGEALSTLVVNKIRGTFNAVAVKAPGFGDRRKAMLGDIATLTGATVIAEEVGLKLDQAGLDVLGSARRVTITKDDTTIVDGGGDSTEVVGRVNQIKAEIESTDSDWDREKLQERLAKLAGGVCVISVGAATEVELKEKKHRLEDAISATRAAVEEGIVSGGGSALVHAAKVLEGNLGKEGDEATGVAVVRRAVVEPLRWIAENAGLEGYVITAKVSELDKGHGFNAATGEYVDLVKAGVIDPVKVTRSALENAASIAALLLTTETLVVEKPAEEEPEAAGGHGHSH; encoded by the coding sequence ATGGCGAAGATCCTGAAGTTCGACGAGGACGCCCGTCGCGCCCTCGAGCGCGGCGTCAACAAGCTTGCCGACACGGTGAAGGTGACGATCGGCCCCAAGGGCCGCAACGTCGTCATCGACAAGAAGTTCGGCGCCCCGACCATCACCAACGACGGTGTCACGATCGCCCGCGAGGTCGAGCTCGACGACCCGTACGAGAACCTGGGCGCGCAGCTGGTGAAGGAGGTGGCGACCAAGACCAACGACATCGCGGGTGACGGCACCACCACCGCGACCGTGCTGGCCCAGGCGCTGGTCCGCGAGGGCCTGCGCAACGTCGCCGCCGGTGCTTCCCCCGCCGCCCTGAAGAAGGGCATCGACGCAGCCGTCGCCGCCGTCTCGCAGGAGCTGCTGGCGACCGCGCGCCCGATCGACGACAAGTCCGACATCGCCGCCGTGGCCGCGCTCTCCGCGCAGGACCAGCAGGTCGGTGACCTCATCGCCGAGGCGATGGACAAGGTCGGCAAGGACGGTGTCATCACCGTCGAGGAGTCCAACACCTTCGGCCTTGAGCTGGACTTCACCGAGGGCATGGCCTTCGACAAGGGTTACCTGTCGCCGTACATGGTGACCGACCAGGAGCGTATGGAGGCCGTCCTCGACGACCCGTACATCCTGATCAACCAGGGCAAGATCTCCTCCATCCAGGACATGCTGCCGCTGCTGGAGAAGGTCATCCAGGCGGGTGGCTCCAAGCCGCTGCTGATCATCGCCGAGGATGTCGAGGGCGAGGCGCTCTCCACCCTCGTCGTCAACAAGATCCGTGGCACCTTCAACGCCGTCGCGGTGAAGGCCCCCGGCTTCGGTGACCGCCGCAAGGCCATGCTCGGCGACATCGCCACCCTCACCGGTGCGACCGTCATCGCCGAGGAGGTCGGCCTCAAGCTCGACCAGGCCGGTCTCGACGTGCTGGGCTCCGCCCGCCGCGTCACGATCACCAAGGACGACACGACGATCGTCGACGGTGGTGGCGACAGCACCGAGGTCGTCGGCCGCGTCAACCAGATCAAGGCCGAGATCGAGTCCACGGACTCCGACTGGGACCGCGAGAAGCTCCAGGAGCGCCTCGCGAAGCTGGCCGGCGGCGTGTGCGTGATCTCCGTGGGTGCCGCCACCGAGGTGGAGCTCAAGGAGAAGAAGCACCGTCTGGAGGACGCCATCTCCGCGACCCGCGCCGCGGTCGAGGAGGGCATCGTCTCCGGTGGTGGCTCCGCCCTGGTGCACGCCGCCAAGGTGCTCGAAGGCAACCTCGGCAAGGAGGGCGACGAGGCCACCGGTGTCGCCGTCGTCCGCCGCGCCGTCGTCGAGCCGCTGCGCTGGATCGCGGAGAACGCGGGCCTGGAGGGCTACGTCATCACCGCGAAGGTCTCCGAGCTCGACAAGGGCCACGGCTTCAACGCCGCGACCGGCGAGTACGTCGACCTGGTGAAGGCCGGCGTCATCGACCCGGTCAAGGTCACCCGCTCCGCGCTGGAGAACGCCGCTTCCATCGCCGCCCTGCTGCTCACGACCGAGACCCTGGTCGTCGAGAAGCCGGCGGAGGAGGAGCCCGAGGCGGCCGGCGGCCACGGGCACAGCCACTGA
- a CDS encoding hydroxyacid dehydrogenase has translation MHHTTDNRPSALLAMSPGIADRLLTAAHRTRLTGLVRTDLALTAHQLTDPTPAVAAALADAELLLTSWGAPPLTAEVLAAAPRLRAVVHAAGTVKHHITEACWERGITVTSAAAANAVPVAEYTLAAILFAGKNVLGSARRYRELRTEHDWRAELDGAGNYRRTVGLVGASRIGRRVAELLRPFDLDVLLYDPYVDAEAAAALGAAAVPLDELCARSSIVSVHAPQLAATHHMIGAAQLAAMADGATLINTSRGSLVDERALLPELVSGRLHAVLDVTEPELPPADSPLYDLPNVLLTPHVAGSLGNEIHRMADQALDEIERYTKGLPFADPVLPAALHLSA, from the coding sequence ATGCACCACACCACTGACAACCGGCCGTCCGCGCTGCTCGCCATGAGTCCGGGCATCGCGGACCGGCTGCTGACCGCCGCCCACCGCACCCGGCTCACCGGTCTCGTCCGCACCGACCTGGCCCTGACGGCCCATCAGCTCACCGACCCGACCCCGGCGGTCGCCGCCGCGCTCGCCGACGCCGAACTGCTGCTCACCAGCTGGGGCGCGCCGCCCCTCACCGCCGAGGTGCTGGCGGCGGCGCCCCGGCTGCGCGCCGTCGTGCACGCGGCGGGCACCGTCAAGCACCACATCACCGAGGCGTGCTGGGAGCGCGGCATCACGGTCACCTCCGCCGCCGCGGCCAACGCCGTGCCGGTCGCCGAGTACACGCTGGCCGCGATCCTCTTCGCCGGCAAGAACGTCCTCGGCTCGGCCCGCCGCTACCGGGAGCTGCGCACCGAGCACGACTGGCGCGCGGAGCTGGACGGCGCGGGCAACTACCGCCGTACGGTCGGGCTCGTCGGCGCCTCCCGCATCGGCCGCCGGGTGGCCGAGCTGCTGCGGCCGTTCGATCTCGACGTCCTGCTGTACGACCCGTACGTCGACGCCGAAGCGGCGGCGGCGCTCGGCGCGGCGGCCGTACCGCTCGACGAGCTGTGCGCGCGCAGCTCGATCGTCTCCGTACATGCCCCGCAGCTCGCGGCGACGCACCACATGATCGGCGCGGCGCAGCTCGCGGCCATGGCGGACGGCGCGACGCTGATCAACACCTCGCGCGGCTCGCTCGTGGACGAGCGGGCGCTGCTGCCCGAGCTGGTCTCCGGCCGGCTGCACGCCGTACTGGACGTGACGGAGCCGGAACTGCCGCCTGCGGATTCGCCGTTGTACGACCTGCCGAACGTGCTGCTCACCCCGCATGTGGCGGGTTCGCTCGGCAACGAGATCCACCGTATGGCGGACCAGGCGCTCGACGAGATCGAGCGCTACACGAAGGGCCTGCCCTTCGCCGATCCCGTACTCCCGGCGGCGCTGCACCTCTCCGCGTAG
- a CDS encoding NAD(P)H-dependent oxidoreductase: MQVLWVSAHPDPRSLNGALRDEGIAVLREHGHEVVESDLYAMKWNPVVDHADFQHDPVKRLDVLNESQQAFESGTLSDDIRREQAKLDRADTLIVQFPLWWFSVPAILKGWFDRLFVQGYAQGVLDPETGRAQRYGNGGLTGRRAMVVTTVGANAATTGPRGIHGDINEVLFPVLHGTLWYTGMDVVPPLVVNGAVALSDADYATAAAQLRDRLLTLPQTPPISYRHQNGGDYDDHLVLRPHHAPDATGIRIHCRSPETDTQDERTGGTSEADR, translated from the coding sequence ATGCAGGTGCTCTGGGTGTCGGCCCACCCCGACCCGCGCTCGCTGAACGGCGCGTTGCGCGACGAGGGGATCGCCGTGCTGCGCGAACACGGGCACGAGGTGGTGGAGTCGGACCTGTACGCCATGAAGTGGAACCCGGTCGTCGACCATGCCGACTTCCAGCACGACCCGGTGAAGCGGCTCGACGTACTCAACGAGTCCCAGCAGGCCTTCGAGTCGGGGACGCTCAGCGACGACATCCGCCGCGAACAGGCCAAACTGGACCGGGCGGACACGCTGATCGTGCAGTTCCCGCTCTGGTGGTTCAGCGTGCCGGCCATCCTGAAGGGCTGGTTCGACCGGCTGTTCGTGCAGGGCTACGCGCAAGGCGTCCTCGACCCGGAAACCGGCCGCGCCCAGCGCTACGGCAACGGTGGCCTGACCGGCAGGCGGGCCATGGTGGTGACGACGGTCGGCGCGAACGCCGCCACGACGGGCCCGCGCGGGATCCACGGCGACATCAACGAGGTCCTGTTCCCCGTCCTGCACGGCACGCTCTGGTACACGGGCATGGACGTCGTCCCCCCACTGGTCGTCAACGGCGCGGTAGCCCTGTCGGACGCCGACTACGCGACGGCCGCGGCCCAGCTACGCGACCGCCTCCTCACCCTCCCGCAAACGCCCCCGATCTCCTACCGCCACCAGAACGGCGGCGACTACGACGACCACCTGGTCCTCCGCCCCCACCACGCCCCGGACGCCACGGGCATCCGCATCCACTGCCGGTCCCCGGAGACGGACACACAAGACGAACGAACAGGCGGCACCTCCGAAGCGGACCGGTAA
- a CDS encoding contact-dependent growth inhibition system immunity protein, with protein sequence MSLKPLEHDRKYGELDQVIRAFVGRTADDEEALAGYLRHTWRTRPWALAVAEEQLRQYAEHPPGRLRLRLGEFYPVPDVGLTDSEIQAWLLSLADRIKVSVENGAAPPASTPRTHGEWHARFPELAQFLGGWFSQDMPDEFEDHDAALQDYLDTTDPGLVAALAGELAELLALPLGESDHAVAVAELGMEMDPPEPYSPSGWLAALAVRLR encoded by the coding sequence ATGTCCCTGAAGCCCCTCGAACACGACCGTAAGTACGGCGAGTTGGATCAGGTCATCCGTGCGTTCGTGGGCAGGACCGCCGACGACGAGGAAGCGCTGGCCGGCTATCTGCGGCATACCTGGCGTACCCGACCGTGGGCGCTCGCCGTGGCCGAGGAGCAGTTGCGGCAGTACGCCGAACATCCGCCGGGGCGGCTGCGGCTGCGGCTCGGTGAGTTCTATCCGGTGCCCGATGTCGGACTGACCGACTCCGAGATCCAGGCGTGGCTGCTGTCCCTCGCCGATCGCATCAAAGTAAGCGTCGAGAACGGCGCGGCACCGCCGGCCTCGACTCCGCGGACCCATGGCGAGTGGCATGCCCGCTTCCCCGAACTCGCGCAGTTCCTGGGCGGGTGGTTCTCGCAGGACATGCCCGACGAGTTCGAGGATCACGACGCGGCGCTCCAGGACTACCTCGACACCACCGACCCCGGCCTGGTCGCCGCGCTCGCCGGGGAGCTGGCCGAGCTGTTGGCGCTGCCGCTCGGGGAGTCCGACCACGCCGTCGCCGTCGCCGAGCTGGGCATGGAGATGGATCCTCCCGAGCCCTACTCCCCCAGCGGCTGGCTCGCCGCCCTCGCCGTCCGGCTCAGGTGA
- a CDS encoding RNase A-like domain-containing protein: MATPPPPQPSPSASPSAGDAPPVPPMPDRTPSPTPGPSPDPNYEPPPPPPTGADGLPSDKRRKWEREQLKQPAPDAGGGFDVRPGHVYYTSALVRDEQFTFHKAGQQMVEDVDHRQAAGKGEGPDAFAAAYEDVAKRFLDVWARCIQSIGGVAVGLTETANHYQAADWAARKIQGPPPRRDPPIGVGNTHYGPVASIKWTGTGDGTDIPFVAGIGNFPDFLSDLIEPAIKEGLRLGKTHDITPGADSDDLRGIGDGWKRTGDSAKTSAGNFAGIIGYLTDDGNSEWQAAMNGFCQSIWGTTPWGEPRNADGTAVPKGSSGGREWRTNPSKKPGERQPVIEVLQKTANAVKKACDDLATTADTTRETTSRLGSEAAKATVKDLTTGLDFGELTRLGSTLAFGEIVMTFRSHMDKSGVDAAVDAYQQAFHDAAATLSGLLPELEEAYQSAPTYQSEEARAEGFGARSLDEFKPRHRWTKDGDTANGNYQLDLASTEWLNNSHTLNKHVGLTDDQLAQRLRDDLKKPPRPGTAWPYGQPKIGNASTFPDIDTAQRLTQYTIDRNNSKISTWLATQPNPKEPRLDIRVDHPANPDEFSGRSIDRTEMQTSPFPSGKATDVKGVETRLAYDPDLDPPFTVVTSMPVAAKPGTGP, from the coding sequence ATGGCCACCCCACCACCGCCCCAGCCCTCACCGTCCGCTTCGCCGTCCGCAGGCGACGCACCGCCTGTACCGCCGATGCCCGACCGGACGCCCAGTCCTACCCCTGGCCCGTCCCCCGATCCGAACTACGAACCGCCGCCCCCGCCGCCCACCGGGGCGGACGGTCTGCCCAGCGACAAGCGCCGCAAGTGGGAGCGGGAACAGCTGAAGCAGCCGGCGCCGGACGCGGGAGGCGGCTTCGACGTGCGGCCCGGCCACGTCTACTACACGTCCGCACTCGTGCGCGACGAGCAGTTCACGTTCCACAAGGCCGGCCAGCAGATGGTCGAGGACGTCGACCATCGCCAGGCCGCGGGCAAGGGCGAGGGCCCCGACGCGTTCGCCGCCGCGTACGAGGATGTCGCCAAACGGTTCCTCGACGTGTGGGCCAGATGCATCCAGAGCATCGGCGGCGTGGCCGTCGGACTCACGGAAACGGCCAACCACTACCAGGCCGCAGACTGGGCAGCGCGCAAAATACAGGGCCCGCCGCCCCGCAGGGACCCGCCGATCGGCGTCGGCAACACGCACTACGGTCCTGTCGCCTCCATCAAGTGGACCGGCACGGGAGACGGCACGGACATCCCGTTCGTGGCCGGGATAGGCAACTTCCCCGACTTTCTCTCCGACTTGATCGAGCCGGCCATCAAAGAGGGACTCCGGCTCGGGAAGACCCACGACATCACGCCGGGCGCGGACAGTGACGATCTGCGTGGCATCGGGGACGGCTGGAAGCGGACCGGAGACTCCGCGAAAACGTCGGCCGGTAACTTCGCGGGGATCATCGGCTATCTGACGGACGACGGAAACAGCGAATGGCAGGCCGCGATGAACGGCTTCTGCCAGTCCATCTGGGGAACGACACCGTGGGGCGAACCGCGCAACGCGGACGGCACAGCGGTGCCCAAGGGCTCCTCCGGGGGACGGGAATGGCGCACCAACCCGTCGAAGAAACCCGGTGAGCGACAACCCGTCATTGAGGTGCTGCAGAAGACGGCGAATGCCGTGAAGAAGGCGTGCGACGACCTGGCCACCACGGCGGACACCACCAGGGAGACCACGTCCCGGCTCGGTTCCGAGGCCGCGAAGGCGACCGTGAAGGACCTCACGACCGGTCTTGACTTCGGGGAGCTGACGCGGCTGGGCTCCACCTTGGCGTTCGGCGAGATCGTCATGACGTTCCGGTCCCACATGGACAAGTCAGGTGTGGACGCCGCCGTGGACGCGTACCAGCAGGCCTTCCACGATGCCGCCGCGACGCTCAGCGGCCTGCTCCCCGAGCTGGAGGAGGCGTACCAGAGCGCGCCGACCTACCAGTCGGAGGAGGCTCGGGCCGAGGGGTTCGGCGCCCGGTCCCTCGACGAGTTCAAACCACGGCACCGTTGGACGAAGGACGGGGACACCGCCAACGGCAACTACCAGCTCGACCTGGCATCGACGGAGTGGCTGAACAACTCGCACACGCTCAACAAACATGTCGGGCTGACCGACGACCAGCTCGCCCAGCGGCTGCGCGACGATTTGAAGAAACCGCCGCGACCCGGCACCGCCTGGCCGTACGGACAGCCGAAGATAGGAAACGCATCGACGTTCCCGGACATCGACACGGCGCAACGACTCACGCAGTACACGATTGACCGGAACAACAGCAAGATCAGCACCTGGCTCGCGACCCAGCCCAATCCCAAAGAACCGCGTCTCGATATTCGAGTGGATCATCCGGCCAACCCGGATGAATTCAGCGGACGCAGTATCGACAGGACGGAGATGCAGACGTCACCCTTCCCGTCGGGCAAGGCAACGGACGTGAAGGGCGTCGAAACCCGCCTGGCGTATGATCCGGACCTGGACCCTCCCTTCACCGTGGTGACGTCCATGCCGGTGGCCGCGAAGCCCGGCACAGGCCCTTAA
- a CDS encoding WXG100 family type VII secretion target, which produces MPDDDHIKVSFATLRELAGELEDILKQLNQRLDSLYDRTEKVVLSWDGQARDAFVDEFDTWDRSMQDLQAAQAWLHEVVTTGHANYAAAHRAVLRGWGAA; this is translated from the coding sequence ATGCCGGACGACGACCACATCAAGGTCAGCTTCGCCACGTTGCGCGAACTCGCGGGTGAGCTGGAGGACATACTCAAACAGCTGAACCAGCGCCTCGACTCGCTCTACGACCGTACGGAGAAGGTCGTCCTGAGCTGGGACGGCCAGGCGCGGGACGCCTTCGTCGACGAATTCGACACCTGGGACCGCTCGATGCAGGACCTCCAGGCCGCCCAGGCCTGGCTCCACGAGGTCGTGACGACGGGCCACGCCAACTACGCGGCGGCACACCGGGCGGTGCTGCGCGGCTGGGGAGCAGCCTGA